One window of the Zea mays cultivar B73 chromosome 3, Zm-B73-REFERENCE-NAM-5.0, whole genome shotgun sequence genome contains the following:
- the LOC100281232 gene encoding uncharacterized protein LOC100281232, which translates to MSSGGGDHHGVYHQQHGHGHGHLARADGAEYAFHGNDDMESFFFNHPASAGLDGGGSRTTGADELLAPYSSITDYLQGLLDPSGLARHLDAPLKHELSVDASHDSQGTSGAPGGEAAAMHTPNSSVSLSSSDRDGEGQQPRRCKKGRTNKAEDAEGDEKDQQDGENSTKANKSKKKAEKRQRQPRVAFLTKSEVDHLEDGYRWRKYGQKAVKNSPYPRSYYRCTTPKCGVKKRVERSYQDPSTVITTYEGQHTHHSPASLRAGGAHLFMSSAHALPPHLTMPSSSFRPDLNLMSMMHPAMVGANPNMFLPSMPPPPHMSTPSPAPDPPLQQHHFTDYALLQDLFPSTMPNNP; encoded by the exons ATGTCTTCTGGAGGAGGAGACCACCATGGCGTCTACCACCAGCagcacggccacggccacggccatcTCGCCCGCGCTGACGGCGCCGAGTACGCGTTCCACGGCAACGACGACATGGAGAGCTTCTTCTTCAACCATCCGGCGTCGGCGGGCCTCGACGGAGGAGGCAGCAGGACGACTGGCGCCGACGAGCTCCTGGCGCCGTACTCCAGCATCACGGACTACCTGCAGGGGCTCCTGGACCCCTCCGGGCTAGCTCGGCACCTCGACGCCCCGCTCAAGCACGAGCTGTCTGTCGACGCGAGCCACGACAGCCAGGGCACCAGCGGCGCGCCCGGCGGTGAAGCGGCGGCGATGCACACGCCGAACTCGTCGGTGTCTCTCTCGTCGAGCGACCGGGACGGGGAGGGCCAGCAGCCTCGTCGGTGCAAGAAGGGCAGGACCAACAAGGCGGAGGACGCGGAGGGGGATGAGAAAGATCAGCAGGATGGGGAGAATTCCACCAAAGC GAACAAATCCAAGAAGAAGGCTGAGAAGAGGCAGAGGCAGCCGCGCGTTGCCTTCCTCACCAAGAGCGAGGTGGATCACCTTGAGGACGGCTATCGGTGGCGCAAATACGGCCAGAAGGCGGTCAAGAACAGTCCTTACCCAAG GAGCTACTACCGGTGCACTACGCCCAAGTGCGGCGTGAAGAAGCGCGTGGAGCGGTCGTACCAGGACCCGTCGACGGTGATCACGACGTACGAGGGGCAGCACACGCACCACAGCCCCGCCAGCCTGCGCGCCGGCGGCGCGCACCTCTTCATGTCCAGCGCGCACGCGCTGCCGCCGCACCTGACCATGCCGTCGTCCAGCTTTCGCCCGGACCTGAACCTGATGAGCATGATGCACCCCGCCATGGTGGGCGCGAACCCTAACATGTTCCTGCCAAGTATGCCTCCTCCTCCTCATATGTCAACGCCATCTCCTGCTCCTGATCCTCCTCTTCAGCAGCACCACTTCACTGACTACGCCCTCTTGCAAGATCTCTTCCCTTCCACAATGCCCAATAACCCGTAA
- the LOC101027221 gene encoding Beta-adaptin-like protein A-like, giving the protein MAPTVPSAAKSASPSQPSGKSEVTDLKQQLRQLAGSRAPDADAQRRDVFKRVISCMTAGIDVSAAFGEMVLCSATSDVVTKKMCYLYVGAHARAHPDLALLTINFLQRDCQDQDPTIRGLALRSLCSLRVPNLVEYLVTPLTTGLKDPSAYVRMIAAVGAAKLYHISATACIDADLPASLKALMLSDPDAQVVANCLHALQEIWALEAAKSEAAAREIETLHSKPVVFYLLNKIKEFSEWAQCIVLELASKFLPSDNNEIFDIMNLLEDRLQHANGAVVLATIKVFLHLTMSMTDVHQQVYERIKAPLLTLVGAGSPEQSYSVLCHLHLLVMRAPMLFSSDYKSFYCQFSDPSYVKKLKLEMLTAIANESNTYEIVTELCEYAGNVDVPIARESIRAVGKIALQQYDVNAIVDRLLQFLEMDKDYVTAETLVLVKDLLRKYPQWSHDCIAVVGNISSKNIQEPKGKAALIWMLGEYSQDMHDAPYILENLVENWDEEHSPEVRLHLLTAVMKCFFKRPPETQKALGATLSAGLSDTQQDVHDRALFYYRLLQYNPNVAERVVNPPKQAVSVFADTQSSETKDRIFDEFNSLSVVYQKPSYMFTDREHREPFEYSEDLTSLTVGAEDPENVISAQRYQENDNDLLLSTSDKEDNGTRASNGSSTSAYNAPSDLISPSLISSQTPAETSLVNTGGPTHSSQSNFSLDDLLGIGVTEAPAPTPPALTLNSKPVLDPGTFQRKWGQLALALSQECSLSPQGAASLMNPQSLIRHMQSNYIQCIASGGQPPNYKFFFYAQKDGATAFFLVECIVNTASAKAQLKIKADDGTAAEAFSTLFQSALSKFGLS; this is encoded by the exons ATGGCTCCCACCGTCCCTTCGGCGGCGAAGTCCGCTTCTCCTTCCCAACCCTCCGG GAAGAGCGAGGTGACGGATCTGAAGCAGCAGCTGCGGCAGCTTGCCGGGAGCCGCGCTCCCGATGCGGACGCCCAGCGTCGTGATGTATTCAAGAGGGTGATCTCCTGCATGACGGCCGGCATCGACGTGTCGGCCGCGTTCGGGGAGATGGTCCTCTGCTCCGCCACCTCCGACGTCGTAACCAAGAAGATGTGCTATCTCTATGTAGGCGCCCACGCGCGCGCGCACCCGGACCTAGCCCTCCTCACCATTAACTTCCTCCAGCGGGACTGCCAAGATCAGGACCCCACCATCCGCGGCCTCGCTCTCCGCAGTCTCTGCTCCCTCCGTGTCCCCAATCTTGTCGAGTATCTCGTCACGCCACTCACGACCGGGCTGAAGGACCCCAGCGCCTACGTGCGGATGATTGCTGCTGTTGGTGCTGCCAAGTTGTATCACATATCTGCCACCGCCTGCATTGATGCTGACCTTCCTGCTTCGCTCAAGGCGCTCATGCTATCCGATCCAGACGCACAG GTAGTTGCCAATTGCCTGCATGCATTGCAAGAGATCTGGGCCCTAGAAGCTGCTAAATCAGAAGCAGCTGCAAGAGAGATTGAGACATTGCATAGCAAACCAGTGGTATTTTACCTGTTAAACAA GATCAAGGAGTTCAGTGAATGGGCGCAGTGCATTGTTCTTGAGTTGGCATCAAAGTTCCTTCCATCTGATAATAATGAAATATTTGACATTATGAATTTGCTGGAGGATAGACTTCAGCATGCAAATGGAGCAGTTGTTTTGGCAACAATTAAAGTTTTTCTCCATTTGACAATGTCTATGACTGatgttcatcaacag GTTTATGAACGTATTAAAGCACCCTTGCTTACTCTGGTGGGTGCTGGCAGTCCTGAACAGTCATACTCTGTGCTATGCCATCTACATCTTCTGGTGATGCGTGCTCCAATGTTATTTTCCTCAGACTATAAAAGCTTCTACTGCCAATTTAGTGATCCTTCATACGTGAAGAAGTTGAAACTTGAGATGTTGACTGCTATAGCAAATGAAAGCAACACATATGAGATTG TCACCGAACTGTGTGAATACGCTGGGAATGTTGATGTACCGATTGCAAGGGAGTCTATCCGCGCAGTTGGAAAAATAGCACTGCAGCAgtatgatgttaatgctattgtgGACAGGCTTCTACAATTTCTTGAAATGGATAAGGATTATGTGACTGCTGAAACTCTA GTCTTGGTAAAAGATCTTCTCAGAAAATATCCTCAATGGAGCCATGATTGTATAGCTGTTGTTGGAAATATCAGCAGCAAAAACATCCAGGAGCCCAAAGGAAAAGCAGCTCTCATATGGATGTTGGGAGAATATTCACAAGACATGCATGATGCTCCATACATCCTTGAAAATCTTGTTGAAAACTGGGATGAAGAGCACTCTCCTGAG GTTCGCTTGCATCTCCTGACAGCAGTGATGAAATGTTTCTTTAAAAGACCTCCAGAGACACAAAAGGCATTAGGAGCTACATTATCAGCTGGTCTATCTGACACCCAGCAG GATGTTCATGACAGAGCACTTTTCTACTACAGGCTTTTGCAATACAATCCTAATGTAGCAGAACGTGTAGTAAACCCTCCCAAACAAGCTGTCTCTGTATTTGCAGATACACAGAGCAGTGAAACCAAAGATCGGATATTTGATGAGTTCAACAGTCTATCAGTTGTATATCAGAAG CCATCTTACATGTTTACAGATAGGGAGCATCGTGAGCCATTTGAATACTCAGAGGATCTTACAAGCTTGACTGTTGGGGCAGAGGATCCAGAAAATGTAATTTCTGCCCAAAGATATCAAGAAAACGATAATGATCTTTTGCTAAGTACTTCAGATAAAGAGGACAATGGTACAAGAGCCAGCAATGGTTCTTCTACCTCTGCATACAATGCTCCTTCTGATTTGATTAGCCCTTCATTGATAAGCTCCCAAACACCAGCTGAAACTTCACTAGTAAATACTGGTGGGCCGACACATTCCTCACAATCAAACTTCAGTCTCGATGACCTTCTTGGCATTGGCGTTACTGAAGCTCCTGCTCCAACACCACCAGCACTGACCCTTAACTCGAAGCCTGTGCTAGATCCTGGTACGTTCCAGAGGAAATGGGGCCAGCTAGCATTGGCGCTGTCTCAG GAATGCTCTTTGAGTCCACAAGGAGCAGCTTCATTGATGAATCCCCAATCACTCATCCGTCATATGCAAAGCAATTACATCCAATGTATTGCTTCAGGTGGTCAGCCTCCGAACTACAAGTTCTTTTTCTATGCTCAGAAAGATGGGGCTACTGCTTTCTTCCTTGTTGAATGTATTGTCAACACAGCATCAGCGAAGGCACAGCTCAAAATTAAGGCTGATGATGGGACTGCTGCTGAGGCATTCTCGACTTTGTTTCAGTCAGCCTTGTCCAAATTTGGGCTTTCTTGA